The Solanum lycopersicum chromosome 9, SLM_r2.1 genome window below encodes:
- the LOC138338403 gene encoding uncharacterized protein, with product MSYIPQFFHNEKVLPFRITYQSSLNVYLGGTEKPPILRVYVEETPIEEDHNVDQGQQVMFNDEFHLADINNPDDEIGIGEGEGQAQAEGLDLESKFPPTPIVSSNNPCASQTSRVNNVRDYETERYKGMAFKNKQKLANSLEVACLKKDFRLKKMIYSRNVFSFECSYPDCNWWLRAVKFTSSDKIAIKIYKKHHTCGSENLTSHNPHAGKSHRYVVLNVYRYMLEVTNPGSKMALSLDENGRFQYFFVSYVAWIIGFQEMRKVIAVDGKFLRSKYGGVLISAVAQDAENHIFSASKYRKMVSRIYPPSHYGCCMRHFGKNIRNNFHNSKVVSHFYKALKAYDICEFNDHFNQLRDLVPKATKALERIGFYTWSRAFCSGNRYNIMTSNIAKSVNVIFDVEREFPIVALFDEINRRFALLFHQKRMKLVHSANRFVPSIEKDISEYVNAGNKLLAHKIANYKCSVTGHGYVATVDLQRRICTCRIFDLDKIPCPHAMAAIQSQHGDDFGNQIYLYSSPYYSVKKYLMAYYQEIHPVPTEDS from the exons ATGAGTTACATTCCCCAATTTTTTCATAATGAGAAGGTTTTACCTTTTAGAATAACTTATCAATCTAGTTTGAATGTTTATTTGGGAGGAACAGAGAAACCACCAATATTAAGAGTCTACGTGGAAGAAACTCCTATCGAGGAGGATCATAATGTAGACCAAGGCCAACAAGTTATGTTTAATGATGAATTTCATCTTGCGGACATCAATAATCCTGATGATGAAATTGGAATAGGTGAAGGTGAAGGTCAAGCTCAAGCTGAAGGGTTGGACCTTGAGAGCAAGTTTCCTCCCACACCTATAGTTAGCAGCAACAATCCATGTGCTTCTCAAACTTCACGTGTGAATAATGTTAGAGATTATGAAACAGAACGTTATAAGGGAATGGCATTCAAGAACAAGCAAAAACTGGCAAATTCATTGGAAGTTGCTTGCTTGAAAAAAGATTTTAGACTGAAAAAGATGATCTATTCTCGTAATGTGTTTTCCTTTGAATGTTCATATCCGGATTGCAATTGGTGGCTGAGGGCTGTTAAATTTACAAGTAGTGACAAGATTgccattaaaatatataaaaagcaCCATACGTGTGGTTCAGAGAATCTTACAAGCCATAATCCCCACGCCGGCAAAAGTCATAG GTACGTAGTGCTTAATGTGTACCGGTATATGCTTGAAGTTACGAATCCAGGAAGCAAGATGGCATTGTCGCTCGATGAAAATGGGAGGTTCCAGTACTTCTTTGTATCATATGTTGCTTGGATAATTGGTtttcaagaaatgagaaaagTAATAGCCGTTGATGGTAAATTTCTAAGGAGCAAGTATGGAGGAGTTCTGATATCGGCGGTGGCACAAGATGCCGAGAATCATATATTTTCA GCATCCAAGTATCGAAAGATGGTTTCGAGAATATACCCTCCATCTCATTATGGTTGTTGCATGAGACACTTTGGGAAAAATATTCGAAATAACTTTCACAATTCAAAGGTAGTGTCCCATTTTTATAAAGCACTAAAGGCGTACGATATATGTGAGTTCAATGACCATTTCAATCAACTAAGAGATTTGGTACCAAAGGCCACTAAAGCTCTTGAACGTATTGGATTTTACACATGGAGCAGGGCATTTTGCTCTGGAAATAG ATATAACATTATGACGTCAAACATCGCGAAATCGGTGAATGTTATATTTGATGTTGAAAGAGAATTTCCCATTGTCgctctatttgatgaaataaataggAGATTTGCATTGTTATTTCACCAGAAGCGTATGAAACTGGTGCACTCCGCAAATAGATTTGTTCCTTCAATTGAAAAAGATATATCAGAGTATGTCAACGCGGGCAACAAGTTGTTGGCCCATAAAATCGCTAACTACAAGTGCAGTGTCACTGGTCATGGATATGTTGCTACTGTGGATCTACAAAGAAGAATTTGTACTTGTAGAATTTTTGATTTGGACAAAATACCTTGTCCACATGCCATGGCAGCGATTCAATCCCAACATGGTGATGATTTTGGAAATCAGATTTACTTGTACTCCTCTCCATATTATTCAGTGAAAAAATACCTAATGGCATATTATCAGGAAATTCACCCGGTGCCAACTGAAGATTCTTAG
- the RNaseLER gene encoding T2-type RNase precursor gives MSSPAIVNLWMLLVCCILIAVKGGWDEEVGLLRRGGKQRQFDYFKLALQWPGTYCRKTRHCCSSNACCSRSNSPSVFTIHGLWTEYNDGTWPSCCSGRPFDQKEISTLLEPMRKYWPSLSCSSPRSCHHKKGPFWGHEWEKHGTCAYPVVLDEYEFFLTTLNVYFKYNVTEVLFEAGYVPSDSEKYPLGGIISSIQNAFHTTPELVCSGDALEELRICFYKNFEPRDCAHDTSSRGSCPQYVSLPAHGSWGFRSNTTAAS, from the exons ATGTCTTCTCCTGCAATTGTGAATCTGTGGATGTTATTAGTATGTTGTATTCTCATTGCAGTGAAGGGTGGATGGGATGAGGAAGTTGGATTACTtagaagaggaggaaaacaGAGACAGTTCGATTACTTCAAGCTAGCTCTTCAATGGCCCGGCACCTATTGCCGAAAAACTCGCCATTGCTGCTCTTCCAACGCTTGTTGCAGCCg CTCAAACTCGCCATCTGTATTCACAATTC ATGGACTTTGGACTGAATATAACGATGGAACTTGGCCTTCCTGTTGTTCTGGTCGCCCTTTTGATCAGAAGGAG ATTTCAACATTGCTTGAGCCAATGAGGAAGTATTGGCCTTCCTTAAGTTGTAGTTCCCCCAGATCTTGCCATCACAAAAAAGGACCATTCTGGGGTCATGAG TGGG AAAAACACGGGACATGTGCTTATCCAGTTGTCCTTGACGAATATGAATTCTTTTTGACAACGTTGAATGTTTACTTCAAATATAACGTCACA GAAGTTCTATTTGAAGCTGGATATGTACCATCAGATTCTGAAAAGTATCCATTAGGAGGCATCATTTCATCCATTCAAAATGCTTTTCATACAACCCCAGAGTTGGTATGCTCAGGCGATGCCCTGGAAGAACTTCGTATATGTTTCTATAAGAATTTTGAG CCTCGTGACTGTGCACATGATACAAGCTCAAGAGGGTCATGTCCTCAGTACGTCAGCTTGCCAGCCCATGGATCATGGG